The Helianthus annuus cultivar XRQ/B chromosome 11, HanXRQr2.0-SUNRISE, whole genome shotgun sequence region ttaaaaaaaagttggatgttaactgaaaaatttgATCAGATtttgcttttagatgaaaatgataacaaaattgaaaccataggaacccatattcaaaagatttgaattttggactaaagtgccAAAAGTGATCAAATCTCAAGAACCATTTTAACAGTTTACTCCAATATAAAAGATCTCATGCTTCATAATACTAAGACTAAGAGTatatctttttatcaaaataaataatttagttataaaatatattaatatgaAAAGTGAGACTCTAAAGCATTTAAGGATACTTAGTTTTAACAATAAATTCATTGCTTAGGGTTTAGGTTTTGTGACATATGATCGTGTTCTTTTCATGGTCGAAAAATACGAGAATTATGTAAAACAATTGCATGTAGCACATTGATGATTTAGCGAGAGATAGAAAGATAGTGAAGTAGGCAGTTATCTAATTCGCTGAACGAAACATATAAATAATCAATGAAGTTTTTTGAgttgtatatataatatataacatcAATGTAAAGGTGcacaaaatcaagtttttttttttttttctttcaaaaccggTTCTGGTTTCAATCATTGAGTCAATAATCGAGTATTGATAGATTGAAACCAGCTTTAAAGAGGGAAGTgattgttttggttttggtttcaGTTCGGGGTTTTTTTTTTCAGGGTAGGACACAACCGGTTTCTAATCAAGATATGAATGAATAATCAGGTAGAGTCAGTTACAAAACCAGTTCCGGTTATGAGGCCGGTTTTTTTCATCTCTACATTGGTTTTTTTAAACGATAAATTTGGATTATTGACGGACCACTTGAGTATCATCGTTTCTcgagcggaaccacccgatcatatccatcttcacTAGGCAATAATGCTTATACATCAATTCAGGAAAAAACTCAATAAATCTAGAAACTCCCCCCCCtgtggaaatcgaacccgaaaccTAATGATCTCAAAGTTTTATCCCACCGCGAAGATGCCACTAGCCTATAATGCCATGAACCCCTCTACGTTAGTGTTATGACATAAGGTTCACCTTTAAttgtaaaattaaaaataaaaaaattgtaataAGAAATGGATTCGAATGATAATATTTTATGTCCTAAGGCTATGTGTAGTCACAAAGCCCCATAAAGCTCTTTGATGGGGGTTATACGATAAGTGGCGGAAAAGTGTAAGAGAGGACTTTATTGGGGGTTATATCACAAGAGGGTGTAATGGTAAGAGGATTATATAaccccttcaattatacataaatatgtatgtaaatatatgtgtgtgagtggggaAGGAAAGGGCATGGCTTGATAATTTTCATGAGGAATCAAAAATCAAACCCCATAGCGCCGGCTATAATGGTATTTCCGGACTTTGGGGACGCCATACCCCTctccttttttttttgaacgacaacttcactttatatatatatatatatatatatatatatatatatatatatatatatatataggggaatgatgtatagaaaacccactttaatttagaaaacccgggaaactcaaagctcccgatattttttttttttttgaaaaaatttacacatgttatatacatgtttttaaggggtttaggcaaaaaaaaatcaaaaaagagccgagtagatattttaaaaaaaataaacaagttttggtgtaacacatgttacattcatctgacatatttgtaacatgtgttacaccaaaacttgtttattttttttaaaatatctactcggcgcttttttgattttttttgcccaaaacccttaaaaacatgtatataacatgtgtaaattttttcaaaaaaaaaaaaaaacatcgggagctttgagtttcccgggtcttctaaattaaagtggattttctatagatacttagattatatatatatatatatatatatatatatatatatatatatatatatatatatatatatatatatatatatatatatatatatatatatataggatgaggatcattacagaacactaactattgcgagaacaaaaagaacaactctaaaacactaaattttgggatttaagtttgatgtttttttaaattttatgtttcttacattcatatgtgtaatATATATGCATAAAAACCATATTTTTTTACCTACACGTAGCTTACATACATGTTggtaatttaacctacacataacctacatatgtgtaggttatacAAAAAGTAAAAATTTTCCATATTTCATTTTGAATTCTAGTgtaagaaacaataaatcttacatttacaacatttactttttaggtttttaggattgaaaaaataggcgattcattgtgttctgcgtgttctcgcaatattttgtGTTCTGCACAGaacctcccctatatatatatatatatatatatatatatatatatatatatatatatatatatatatatatataaagagccagcaagaaACTGGGAACAAACAAGAACAGAACAGAAAACGCACACAAAACACACATTACAACAAGTTAACAATATTGAACTCCATCCAGTCTTCCCACGCGAGGGCCTTCATCTTGGTTCTATTGATGATCCAGGAAAAGACGTCTTCCTTGATAAGGTCGACCGTCTTCTTAACCGGAACAAAAGTATCTTCGAACTTCTTTAGATTTCTCGCTCCCCAAATTCTCCAAACCGACGCCATACCAACCGTGTACACAATGCGTTTCCAACCTTTACTTCCCGGGCTTTCCTTCAAGATATCTATAAGGTCCTTCTACTTACTGCAATTGACAGGGAATTTGATACGCATCCAGGTTAGCACGTGCCACCAAATGCACCTAGCCCACAAGAAATTGAGGAATATGTGGTCAGGATCTTCGATCTGAATTCCGCCCCGAGAGCAAAGGGTATCCGACAAAGCAACACCCCGATGAGCCAACCCAGACTTCGACGCAACACTGCCCCAAATCGCCCGCCATGGCAGAAAGTTTTGCTTCGATGGAGCCTAAGAATTCCAAAAAAATTCCTTGTTTTGATTCGGTTCCCCATACCGGCTGTAAGGATATCGGCCCGAACCTGTTTGGCCGAGAAAAGGTCTCCGGAGTCATTGACCCACTTCCATCTATCTCTTTTGTCTTCTAAAGTAACTTGCCTCAATTTATTCATAAGCATCCCAATTTACGCCCATTCCTTCGTAGAACTCGGGTCCCGAACCCACTCCCATCTCCACAGTCTAAAGCCATCCACACATGGAGCATAATCCGCAACTGAAGCGTATTTGAGTTTAGCTAAGCTGAAGATTTTCGGGTAAATATCTTTTAGTGGCCGTGTGGACAGCCACGTGTCCAACCTGAACCGGACATTACAACCATCGCCAACTTCCGCAATAAGCTTCTCTTGAATACGAATCCCAAGCTTCAAGAGGTCCTTCTCCATGCATCCTATATCTTTCCAAACTCCCGGGATCGTCTTCTTCAACGGGATCAACTTAGTCGCGTTCCTCGTCTTGTGAATCGCAAGAACTACCTTAGCCCATAATTGGTTAGGATGCCTCTTATACAGCCACCGCCATTTGGTCAACATACCTTGGTTAAAGTCTTGGATCCCCCCATACCCATACCACCTCCTTTCTTCGAATGAACCAAGAGGTTCCATCTAACCCAACAAATTTTATgacccgacccggttttaccccaTATAAAATCCCTGCGAATCTTATCAGGCTTGTTGATAATAGCCTTAGGAGCAAGAAAAAAAGAAAGGTAATAAGTGGGGAGGCTTCCCAAAACCGATTTTGCCAGCGTCATCCTCCCCGCGAAAGAAAGGTGCCTAGCCTTCCACTTGGATagtttattatggaatttgtCGATAACGGGTTGCCAAAAACGAGTTTTCTTCATATTCACGCCAATAGGGATACCCAAATAAAAGAACGGGAACGAACCAGCATCGCAGCTAAGCATTTGGGCTAAACGAGACACCTCACTATCTTCCACCCTGACCCCAAATAGTTTACTTTTCCGATGATTCACTTTGAGACCGGTAACGAGATTGAGCCATCTCAACATGCGATTAAGACCTACCACATTTTGCTCCGACCATTCCCCTATGAAAATAACATCATCCGCATAACAAAGTTAGGAGATAGTCGGACCACCGTTCGGAAGTTAGTCTCCTTTAAACAAACCCAAATCACGCATCCTCATCATAAACATATTAACAACTTCCATAGCGATAATGAAAAGAAAAGGGGAAAGGGGATCTCCTTGTCTCAAACCCCGTTTAAACTTAAATTCTTTCGTTGGAGACCCGTTTATGAGGACCGAACCCGTCCCAGAAACAAGACATCCCTTGACCCACTCAATCCATTTAACAGGAAAGGCCATGTAATTCATCATTCGGCATAAAAATTTCCAATTGAGCGAGTCATACGCCTTCTCGAAATCCACTTTAAAGATCAAAAGCTTCGTCTTTGACTTCTTAGCCCAAGCCACCATTTCACTCACAACTAAAGGACAATCCAAAATATTAAGACTCCCAACAAAGGCCGATTGCGTGGGCGAAATAACATCATTAATCACCTTCTTCAAACGGTTCGCAAGGACTTTTGAAATGATTTTATAAACCGAGCCGACTAACGAAATTGGCCGGAAGTTGGACAAATCCTGTGGGTCTTTTAATTTAGGAATAAGGGCAACAAAGGAGGGATTGCAACCATCATTGATCACCCCGTTCGAATGAAAGTCCCCTATTACCGCCATAATTAACGGTTTCAAAATTTCCCAAAACAACTTGTGGAACTTCATAGAAAACTCGTCCGGGCCCGGGGCTTTACCGCTATCACACTCAAAAATAGCCTCTTTAACTTCATCAACAGATAACTGGGTACAAAGAGTCAAACCTTGCTGAACGGAAAGAGAAGGCAGCCCTGTGTTTGCGATATAAGGCCACCTTACGAATGGTAGCTCTAAAAACGCGTaaggaaaaataataaaaagaaagagagaaagatgTCGGTGATAAAAACACAAGTAAACTAAACTTCCAAGATTCGTCAGCTGTTGGTCAAAGCAAAGCAAAGCAATACACGAGCGGCTGGCctttttatcattattattcCACCACCGTCGCCAACCACCACCATTTTCCTCTCAGTTTCTCTTCCACCGCCACCGTTCCAACAGGTATCTCTCATAACATATCTATGTATATATCCATCGGTTCATGCTCTCTTTATGCTTCTAGATCTTCATTTCCTTACCTTTTTCTGCTCACTTTTTGCTCGTTTCTtctttttaaacattaataaTTTACTGTTACGATTCCCGATTCTCTTtaatcttcttctttttttctaTAGTACGGACAACTATTTATTTTTTCGTATAAAGTTGATGATTTTTCTCCTGTGTGTGCTTGAATCGGAAGCGCTAATGTGTATTCAAACCCTAATTTTATTCTCGATTCGTTTTGTTCTGTTTTTGTGCTATAAGAATTTGCAAACCCTAAATTAGGGTTTTGtttgtaacttgttttttaacTAGGGTTTAATTAGATACATTTGGGCATATATGGTGGGTTTGATGATTTATGTGTAAAACTAAAATTAGTTGTGATATAAATAACTAGGGTTTACGGTTGATCggttttgtgattttttttgttaataaattGCAGGAGTTGGTTTAAGTTTCTGAATTGCGGAAACAATGGATAAGAAGGTCGGTTCAGATCAGTTTGGGGTGGGTGGGGATGTTTGTTGCAAAATAGTTAAGAAACTGGATATGGAAACCGAGGAGGATTTTTGTTTGTTGTCGTCGCCTTCGTCGATGGTTGATAATGGTGGGTTTGGCTTGCGGCCGATTACTCCGGAATCGAACAAAGATGGTTCGGAGGTTACGTCTTGCTTTACGTCACCGTTGACATTGGTGTCATCACATATGAATGTAGATGACGATGAGGGTGACAACCCGAGTACGCCAAAAGATGTTGTTTTTGACCCTTTTGCCCCTGGTCCAGACAGCTTGATGCTGGCTCCTCGTAGCGTGAAATATCTTCAGGAGTCACGGAATTATGTTGAAAGGAGGCTTAATTTTAACTCGATGAAGACCAAAAATGACGAAAGTGCCCTTGAGGATGATATGTTGTTAGTGGAGGCTGTTTATGACTCTCTTTTGGAATGCATTATATCTAAGCAGGCCGAGGATATCCTTGGTGAGATCTCAGCCGttgattcttcttcttcttcaagtcCTGATGCAGTCATGACACCTTTTGGTCCCCGTCTCACTGGTATCGCGGAGACTTGCCCTGATGCGCCTTTGAAGCCTGTTGTTAAGAAATCAAGGTACATTGATCACAGTTTGTGCAGAAAGCTTGAACTTGACTTTGCAGTATAAACATAATATTATTATCTTCTCCTAAGTATGGGTAGTTTGTAGTGATAATGAAAGGCTAACCTTATTTTGCTTCTAGAATTAGTAATGTTGATTCTCATAGTTTTATGTACTCTTGTGGTTAAGTTAAGTTGAGAATGTTGTTTGTATGGATGTCATATTGTATCGCTGATCTAATACTTATATCGATTGCAGAAAAttgttttatgtttatttgtcaGTTTATTTTGTTAGATTGTGTTTATTGGTTTGATGTTGTATCAACACTGAATTAGCCATGGCTTATCATTCATTGTTGGCTATAGTTTGTTTTCTTTTGCAACAAATGGAGTAGCTAATTTTGGTTTCATGTAAAAGCTAAATTCCCACAACTACATATTATAATGATGGGCACTATACAATTGGGACTAAGCGGCCTAGGCCACATGGTGTGGCTTAACGCCATCCCGTCACCTCAACATTTATGGCGCCCCAGGGCGTTAACCACCATCTCGTCAGCTGTAAAAGGGGGCACTATTTTTTTTTCCACCACCGTGCTAACGAGCAAGATTGAAGGGATCGAGGGTGAATGTTGGTCAACTATCCGTTGATCAACggatgctttttttttttttaaataagttttaaatttataaattgcctataaataccttacatcttttttatatttttcatctCTTTTTCCTTTACTCTTTATCTAAAATCTTTACACTTTTTTTTTCATAATCACACAATGTTTCCCAACAACCAAAACGTGTGGGATCctgtaacaccctagttattttatatgtaaataccacaattagatgtgtagttaagaccacacatattatataaatgcgggtttatttaaaacttttacaaattataatttattctacataacgtgatcgaagttcgttgtttaaaatttacaacgtggcgaagtgcggaagcatgtaactgtatcgtgttcggttcttcgttgagcttgatcgtcttccggcttccacaaagtacctacatttcataaaaacatgaaatgctttagtcatacgggatttaaaacgtatctaaacaagtccgggaaacaaaactgatcaaaaatacattttgtacagggtccaccgtaaattacggtggacaccgtaatttacggtagtccTTGTTTTGATTTGTTTCCATCGTAAATCAGGAGTGTTTCACCGTAAACcatttcaggtccaccgtaaattacggtggcaccgtaatttacggtggcacctgcATCCCACCTTTTCATTttgccgtaatttgacacgaaatctttcgtatctttcaaaccgcttatccgtttgatctaccgtttcttcctacatgtttgtaatttaattctccattatatggagttaagatctgacatccggattaaataaaattgagacttttaagccttcggcttattatCTTTTCAACAATATTCGACCCGACTATgtgattatcaaacaaacatgtttgtttgaccaCCATTCATCATGAACCCTTAAATTCTAATATTGTCAATCATATTAAGTACTGAACACGGGTTTCTACACAATTATTTACCCGTTTTcgtttaaaatcttattttgacccgttaagggtatttacgacCATTTTAGCACGGACGGTGCTCATTTCTCATGTACCTCATAGTTCCACCAATTTGTTATTAGctagtcttccaccacaactatggATGTGGTGGATTTAACGAAATGGACTATTTATTCCGAGTTTAATCCTACGGATGTGTTATTTTTGCGGCAACACACAatttaagcatttaactcttGAAAGTTTATGTCTATAACTTTCATGCGCGTCTAAAGGTTACAAGATCGTAAGataagttcctaaacaacctttATAAGTTGTTTGCTCAATTTACccttcaagggcattttagtcgacATTAGCCCCTCATTTACTACGAGGGGCTTTCACTACCTATTTGACCAAGTTGGTATGTTAACTATAATCGTATGCATACGTACCTGGCTAGGGTCAACATATAGACCCAATTTATACCTTGCTTTTATCATCACACTTAGTGTGGGCGAAATTAACTGAATCGCTAATCGCTCCTGTTAACACAAGACTTGACAAtcgcattagtcgatattgtcaaatagtgttatcaccaccatttgacccgttcggcctatatgcccaacgttgcctattaaatcaaaaacatggtttttgacttctaattcatacatccatcccgtCCCGGATTTCATTACCGAATCCCCCTTTTTGCCAtaaacatggtttttatcatcTTTATATGTTCCGACTCGTATCAATCACGTCGGAAATCCATATTTTCAATATTAGCATTATTGCATCTATAACGTATAGAATGAACAAGTAATCTACACAAttatgtaagtttcacttaccttgcatccgagctacgcttttcttccatgcttgacttgtttgacccgctttcactccaagtttccacctagcttgttacgcgtcaaactatcatcatcgttttcaaggtggttagtttaatcatattctaatacgattattccaccttatacatttcatatcaaaattgctatttatcgtattataggtcagtttgacctttttaatagtcaaatgcccattagtatactaaTTTGCATTTTCGAGTTATCAACTAGTTTTAGCACTCTTTAACTACtcggtaggcgttatctttagacctccgttttaaccaaagttctatTCGCGTTTAACACATTTAGAACTCTCTTTAATCACTTTTTGCATAATAGTCGAAACATCACAActaggtgttttaactacaaaattctagtttcgagccttctttgaggcatttcaacgaacaccttaagggcagaattttacatgtttatttatcatgtctctagcttatctcttaccccaaatttcacataaattaaccatcttacaaagtggttaacttctataatttctgaattcacttcaaaatcgtcaatttacactagatcaacaatctatttcctagtgttcatcatattaacataaaacccacttagcttATCAATGGATCATCATAAATCTCATGGTTTTTCCAACAATCTAACAtgttattgactagggtttactcctagacatcatATTACTTCAAGATTCACTCATGCATGacataatcaagctcaatttCAGTTTCTTACAAATAACCTAGAA contains the following coding sequences:
- the LOC110890895 gene encoding unknown protein 1-like — encoded protein: MDKKVGSDQFGVGGDVCCKIVKKLDMETEEDFCLLSSPSSMVDNGGFGLRPITPESNKDGSEVTSCFTSPLTLVSSHMNVDDDEGDNPSTPKDVVFDPFAPGPDSLMLAPRSVKYLQESRNYVERRLNFNSMKTKNDESALEDDMLLVEAVYDSLLECIISKQAEDILGEISAVDSSSSSSPDAVMTPFGPRLTGIAETCPDAPLKPVVKKSRYIDHSLCRKLELDFAV